The Chlamydiales bacterium STE3 DNA window AATACTTCCTTGTGATGAGCGGGATGATTCAAGACGAAAATGAAAGGATTCGCACACAAGTTCCCTGTTTGGGAGGTGTCCCCGTAATTGGTGCAGCATTTGGCGGTAAAAGCGCGACAGAACGAAAACGCAACTTGATGATCTTCATCCGTCCGCAAATTATCGATACTGCAGAAGACATTGATAACATTACAAGACATGAACAAGACATATTCCGCAACAAAGCAAGAAGTAAAAAGATGTGGAAATACGAGGTTGAAGAGGCACTGGATTTTCTTAACATCAAATGCCCAGAGGTCAGCTTACATGATAGTGAAATACGTAACCCTTAACCTCATTAAATGGTTATGTCTTGTCCTCTTAGTCTCATCTTGTGCAGTAGACCCTTACCTAGATTTTAAGCCTGATGTGTGTTATTTTCCAAGCGCCAGGCTTATCCAATCTCTCCCCTCTTCTTTTCCTTCTTTAGCCGAAGAAGAGCACCAAGAGGAATGGGGAAAAGAACTTCACATAGGATCGCGTTTTTTACAGGAATTAGACTACTACCGAGCTATCACAAGTTTTAAAAGAGCTCTTTTTATAATTCCTCTAGAACATCCGAGAAGGACGCAAGTGGAATTCTATATCTTTCAAGCCTACTATTTAGCGGGCAAATATGCTGAAGCCCTAGAAAGTTTTGAGGCTAGTCAGCTAGCCCAAGTCACCCTTCAGTTCACCGCGCTCGATGAGCTTTTGCTTATGCTTTACGATAGTTACATCCACACCAATCAAATTGACCAGGCAATTCGAGTCCTAGGCTTAATGGAAATAAGAAACTGTGAATCTCTGCCCAATTTGCAATTGAGCCATTCGATGCAGCACGCAAATTTTCAACAGCTGGATCTACAGGCAGAAAAGAATGCAGATATAGCCTGTTTTTTAAATCAGTACAAGAGCCTAGCAAAATCCCCCAAAAAAGCTCGTTTGTTAAACGCTTTTCTTCCTGGAGCGGGTTACCTCTATGTCGACCAGCCCAAAACTGCCTTTACAGCTTTGATGATCAATACTCTTTTTACTGCTGCAGCCTATCAGTTTTTTAATGAAGGCTACTGGGCAGCTGGTCTAGTCACTGCAGGGATTGAAGCAGGATGGTATCTAGGCGGTATCAATGGAGCAGGAATTGCTGCAAATGAATACAATGAGCGGCTCTACGAATGTCAAGCTAAAGATTTTATGATTAAAAACAAGCTTTTCCCTATCTTAATGTTCCGCTATGCCTTTTAAACTTGCTCTCCTATCTCTCCTCTTTTTTTCCATATTAACAGCAGATCCATGGGGCAAAGATGCCGACATGCTTTCAAAGCCTCCTCAAAACACTTTCGTGCAGGCTAAAAGCGGTTTCGGAGTATCTTTAAGCCGCATGGTTATCCGTTTCCATCAAGAAGTCATTTCACCCGCTGATGGGCCGAGGAGCCACTACATTCCAAGCAGCTCCCAATACACTCTTGATGCCATCAATAAATATGGTTTCATGAAGGGATGGATCTATGGATGTGATCGCCTACTTAGAGAAAATAGTGACAAATGGGTTTACAGAGAAGTTATGGCACCTGACGGCTGCTTGATGAAATGGAATCCTGTCCCCTAATTGGGGCATTGGGGATCATTTCAAGCACTTGTTGAAATGTTATTTCGTCAGAGGACTCTTCAACTACTTCATGAAATTTTAGAAGCTCCTTAGCTCTATGCAGGGCTTTTTGCATGTATAGTTGTGGACGAAGATCTTCGAAAACAAAGAGATTTTCTTTTTTTAAACGCTGAATGATCCCAGAGTTACTCATGACCTCCCACACCTCACTGCTCATTCCACAAGCAATAAGGTATCTGTTCCCTTTTTCGAGATATTCTTGAAGTTGCAGCAAAGCAAGACACGAAGTTCCATCAAAGTCCCGAGCGTTCTTAAGTTGTAAAATGATCACTTTTGTCGTCTGATCATCTTCAGCAATAGATTTTAAAGTTGTATAGAAAACATCAGCGGAGCCAAAGAATAATTCCCCTTCAACTTTAATCACCCTAATAGGTTTTTGTAGATAAGCTGCGGAGAGATCCAAACTTTTTAACTCCCCTGTTTGGTCGATCGCATATTCGATTAATTGAGGCAAGGAGGCTTTTTTGAGATATAGGGTGATCGAAATCGTAACGCCAATGTAGAAAGCCGTGTCCAGGCTAAAGAAAATACAGGCTAAAAATGTTGCGACTAAAACCAGTGCATCGGAACTTGTGGATTTTAAACAGAGAAGCAGCTGTTTATAGTTTACCAGTGAAGCCGCTGTTACAAATAAAAGCGCAGCAAGAGTTGGTAAAGGGGTAAAATTGACTAAGAACCCAAAGAAATGGATGATTAGAGCAACGCTGAGCACGTTAAAAATTGCCGCCATTTTTGTACGGGCACCAGAACTTAAATTTAAACTGCTCCTTGCATTGCTAACCGAAATGGGCATTGCACCTGTACAGGAGGAGGTTAAATTGGCTAGTCCGACAGCCAAAATTTCTTGATTAATAGAGATGGGAAAACCGGACGTTGCCGCTATAGATTTTGAAGTGCAGGTCGTTTCAATAATGCTAAGTAATGCCACTGCAAATGCAACAGAAACAAGATGATTTATGATCCCAAAATTAATAGGGGGAATCACAAACGAAGGCAGAAGCGCAAATTGCTCATCACTTAAACCCACAATGTTGACATTCTGAATCCAGTGGTGTAGCGAACTAAAGTAAAAAGCCGCGTAGACTCCAATTGCAAGAATAAGTGTAATGGCCGCAGCAGGCAATTTTCGCTTAACACGTTTCAAGCTGACAAGCGTAATTAAGCTAAAAAGACCAAAAGCTAGCGTTTGCCCTTGAAACTGATTTAAGTGGGTCAGAAAATAAACACTGCGCTCAAAAAGAGAGCGAATGCCACCCTCCATCGGAATTCCACAAAAAGTAAAAAGCTGGTTGACAACAATTGCCAATGCTCCCCCTGCAAGATACCCAAGAACGACTGAATAGCTTACAAACTGAGTCAACCTGCCTAGTTTAAAAACAGCAGCTAACAATTGGAAAAGGCCAGCTAAGAAAGCAATTTGAGACATGATCTGCAGAGCAATCACTTCCCTTTCGATACCTGAAGTTTCACGATAGAAGGCAAATAAAATTTCTGCCGTTCCCGCCTGCATCAAAATTGCGATGGCATTGACAGGACCAGCAATCAAAAACCGAGATGAACCTACGAGTGCTGCAACAAGGGTCGAGAAAATGGCCGCAAGCAGTCCCGCAGAAAGAGGGAGACCGGCTACAATGGCATAAGCCATGGCCTGAGGGATAGTCAGTAGAGAAACCTGAATACCTGAAAACAGGTCCTTGCGCAGCGAATCCAGACTATATCCCTTAAACTCATTAATAAAATGAGTAAATGAAAATTCATCTTTTTGTGTTTGTTCGTACGTCATAAGTACAAATAGGATACTCTATATAATTGTTAATAATCAAACTATCAGGTATTATTTTTAAACCTAATTGATGGAATTGCAAACATTTTAGCCTGAATTCTTGATTACCTTTTGGTATCCTAAAAAGATGCTAGGTGATTTGTTAAAGGTCTATCTAATACTGGGCACTGTACAAATTTTTCTAAGAGAGAATGAAAATGACCAAACCTCCAAAACTCGCAATCGTCGGCAGACCTAATGTCGGTAAATCTGCTCTTTTTAACTCAATCTGTCAAAAAAAAATTGCGATTGTTGACGAAACAGAAGGCGTAACTCGAGATCGTCTTTATGGTGAATCGCATCTATTTGGGTTTTCGTTTCAGGTCATCGATACAGGTGGAATCGATCCTAAGTCAAAAGCGCAGTTCAATGAACACATTAAACAGCAAGCTGAAATTGCTATTGAAGAAGCAGATACTATTGTAATGGTAGTAGATGGAAAAATCGGCATCACTGCTTTAGATCAGGAAATTGCCTCAATCCTTTTGCGCACAAAAAAACCTGTTTGTCTTGCAGTCAACAAAATTGATTCTCCTGAACTGCGTGATCACATTTATTCTTTTCTCGCTTTAGGGATCAAAGATGTTGTTGCAGTATCCGCTGCCCAAAATTGGCAAATAGCAGAACTCCTAGAGACGGCTTTAAAAAGTTTTCCCCGCGATGTTGAGGTAGAAAAGGAACCAGAGTCAATCAAGATTGCTATTATTGGAAGACCTAATGTTGGCAAATCCTCTTTAGTAAACTACTTCCTAGAAGAGGACCGCTGCATTGTCAGCCCCATTCCCGGAACCACAAGGGACAGCGTTGATATTTCATTCACTATAGACGGAACTTTATATACACTAATTGACACTGCGGGTATCCGCAGAAAGAAAAGTGAACAAGATGTCATTGAAAAATTCGCAGCTATTCGCACAGAACGCGCCATAGAGCGTGCCGACCTTTGCCTTTTTCTAATTGATGCGCAAGAGGGAATGACCGCACAAGAAAAACGAATTGCAACACAAGTAGAAGAAGCAGGCAAATGTTGCATCTTGCTATTTAATAAATGGGACCTTGTCAAAGGCTTTCGCATGGAGCACTGCTTGAAAGGTTTAGAAATGGCTGTCCCCTTCTTAAAACATTGTCCTAAACTCTTTATTTCTGCGAAAAGTGGCAGAAATTTAGAAAAGATTTTCCCGCTTGCTGCGCAAGTGTATGCAGATTCAAAACTGCGTATCACCACGCATCAATTGAATAAATTTATCGGGCAGGCAATGCAAAAGAACCATCCGCCAATGATTACAGGCAAGCGTCTCCGCATCTATTATATGGCACAAGTAGACATCCAACCCCCTACTTTTGTTGTTTTTGTCAATTACCCCAATTTAATGTCTGATAGTTATAGAAAATACATTTATAATCAACTGCGGGAAACCTACGGTTTTTCAGGGGTTCCAATTAATCTTTACCTTAAAGGCAAAGAGAAGAAAGACCGCCAGCATAGACCGGACTTAGAGAACAAACAGACCTGGCAAACTAAAAAGATTGACGAAGAATTTGCTGAAGAAGAGTTTCTAGGAGAGGATTTTGAAGACGAGTTTGAGTACGAGGAAGAGCTTACCGAAGAATAATTTCAAAGCTATGTCACTGTCTTAGACAGTGAAAGCTTGCATATAGGGCAGGCTTAACTCGTAAGCTGTTGATATCTAGCTTGCTCCTAAACACCAGGTAATCGCTAACCTATCCTGAACCTGTGTGTCATTTAGAAAGTAAGCTTATTACTTTGGTTTAGAAAAGAAATACGACACGATTTGCACAGCAAATGAAGCCTTAGCTCAGATCGACCTTAAAATCAATTGACCTACCCGCAGCAAACAGCCGCATATACCTCTTTGCTTCATTATCGAGTCGGTTGTAGCTCAAATCGAGGACTTTCAACGCGGGGATATTGGCAAGCAACTTCAAAATGCGTATGACCCCCTCTGTTGTGAGTAAATTGTCTTGAAAGGAAAGATATTCCAAACAGAGATTTCCTTGAAAACATTCTAGTATAGCCACACAGTCTTCATTGCTTAATTGATTATCGCTAAACAAAAGTTTGGAAATAAACCCTTTAAACTTTCTTCCCTCCCATAAGAGGTGTAGCTTTAAATTTCCTAATCGATTTCCTGAGATGTCTAAGGAACGCAATGATTCGCTGGATTGAAGAATATGCGCAAGACTTTCTCCTATATCCCTATTTGCTTCACCAAAGGTGTAGGACAAAACCAGATGTTCTAGGCTACTGTAGTTTAAAAAATTATGAAAGAATTGAACGATTGCAGGAGGATTTAGAGTGAAGCTAGATAAATGGATAGAGATTAGCTTTTCAGCTTCCTTTTTCATGCCTAGAAACGGCTCAAGGATCGCCTGAATACTACCATGTTCTGGCTCTCCATCATTAACATAAGTCAAAGCCACATCTCGAATATTAGGATTTGCAGCAAGTAACTCTGCAACGTTAGCCTCTTCGTTGTTATGGCAATGCATATTATATAACCGGACGGTATGAAGAGATTTATGCTTTGAAAGCTCTTGAATGAGAGAAAGGCAAGATGAGGGAAAAATAGGAGATTTCAGCTCAAAAACCTCTAATGTTTTATTGCCTCGCAGCCCTTCTAACAATACTTTCAACCTCTCAGGTGAATACCAACCATTCAATAAAGCGAGTCGTTTAATGTGTGGACTTTCCTTGAGTAGATGGCTAACCATTTCTAATGCGTCTAGGCTGTCTGGCATCTCTAACTCAAGGTCTTCAAGAGATGGATGTTCATGTGCCTTTTCAAAAATACGCGCAATTTCGTCAGTTTTAACATGAATTTTTAAAACTTTTAAAGAAGGAAGAACACTGAGAATGCTGCCTTTTTGAGGACAAACAAAGGAGTCTTGCTGTTCTAAGAGCGACAATCTTTCGACATGTCTAAATCCTTCAGAGTAAGAAAAAATTTTGGAAAAATCAGTGACGCGATTAGCAAATTTAATTTCAACTAAAGTCTGACGGCTTAAAAGTTCCATTAAACAGGAGTCGTTTTTTTTCCTGCGATTTACTAGCCAAACTTTGATGGTTTGACATTTTTTTAAAAATAATTTTCTCGTCGAAGAGCTTTCATGCCAAACGCATTTAGTAATAAGATCTACAAGATCAGAGGTTAGAGAATTAAGCTCTTCTTTTTTAAAAGATTCCAGATTTTTTACAATTGACTGGCAACACTGAGCTAAAAGAGACTTCACTTGCATAATAACTCGATCTCCCAAGCAATCACAAACTTAGCTACAAAACAAAGCCTGTGAGGATTTACTGATAAAAAAAATTTAAAATAGCGATTGCAATGTGAAAGTGTGATTTGTTTTTGAATCGAGAGCTATATCAAATGTCTACCATGAAAACATCAACCATAAAAAAATCTTTTAAGACTCAAGCATACAATGCTATTCCATAGTTTCTAATTAAAAATTGTTAATGAGAAATTATTATCAAGAAGGTTAGGACAAGCAGAGATTTATTACAATAGCAACTTCTGCGTTCATAAGACTACTAAAGGAGAACTCCTAGAGGCAAAGAGTAAGAAATTTCAATAAAAATTTTGCCATTTACACACATCCACAAACACACCTCACTAGCCAAAACTTAACGCACCAGGCACTGCTTCGCTAACTCTCCGTCAGTTGTTTGAGTTTTTGTGCTAAATACACAAGGCTAGAGGGGTTTGTATGATTAGAAAGATCGCGCATTAAAGGTTAGGGAAATCCTGGAGTAAGTGCATCAGCTCGTCGCGAGAAAAACGTTTTAATACTTCATGATCGTCAACACCAACGACATCTTCCATCAGTTGTCCTTTGCGTTGAATCAGCTCATGAATGCGCTCTTCGAACGTTTTTTTTGTTATCAATTTGAACACTTGAACATTTCTGTGTTGCCCGATACGGTGCACACGATCTGTAGCTTGGTCTTCCCGAGCTTTATTCCACCACCGATCGTAATGAATGACCACTGAAGCTGCAGTAAGATCAATCCCTAATCCCGCAGCTTTAAGCGAAGCAACAAACACTTCACACTTGGGATCTTGATGGAAAATTCTAATCTGCTCACTTCTATCCTTAGTAACGCCTCTGATTCCAGCATAACCAATGCCCTGCGTTTTCAAATAGCTCTCTATAATATCTAGCATTCCTAAGTATTGCGAAAAAATGACGACTTTTTGCGCACTTTCCCTGGCTTCCTGTAAAAGCTCTACAAAAAGATCCCATTTTCCAGATTGATACTTTTTGTAGTCTCCTACCTTCTTTAAATACAAGGCGGGGTGATCAACAACCTGCTTTAAATGAGAAAGTAAAGCAAAAATGTGAATATAGGGAATCGTTTTTGAAGAATCATTAAGATCAGGAAGCAAGCGGTCTCTTCCTTGCTGTAAAACCTCTTGGTATAGCTTAGCCTGGTCAAGATGCATATCACAATGGGACATTTCTTCTGTTTTATCAGGAAGATCTAGCAAAACATCCTCTTTCTTCCGACGCAGCACAAAGGGTTTAATGAGCCGATTGAGCTTTTGTTTTTGCCGCATATCATTTTCACGTTCAATAGGCTTAATATATAATCGAGAAAATTCATTGTCAGGAGGCATGTACAGAGGGAGAACAATGTCAAATAGAGCTTTTAATTCTCTTAAGCGATTTTCAATCGGAGTTCCTGTCAAACCAAGGCGCATTGTAGCGCGTATATTTAATAAGCTATTATAGAGGCGGCTTTGGAAATTCTTCGCAACTTGGATCTCATCAAATATGGCTACGGTGAAATCATGCTTTTGAAAAAACTTCATCTCATTTCTTAAGATCCCATAGGATGTCAAAAGTACATCATAATCTTGTCCTGCTAATTCTTTTCTCTTCGTCCCATGGAAAATTAAAATTTTTAAATCGGGGAGAAATTCCTGCAATTTTTCTTGCCAGTGATAAAGTACAGAAGTAGGACAGACAACCAAAAAACGCTTTTTTTCTTTCTTTTTCATGTTTTTGATCGCCACAAATAAAGCCATCGCTTGGTGGGTCTTACCCAATCCCATGTCATCGCATAGCAAACCACTCAAACCATATTCAAAAAGTGAAAACAGCCACTGGACACCCTTATCTTGATAAGGCCTTAAAACACTTTTTAAGCCTGTTAAATTGACAGGCACTTCATGTTTGGTTTCAAGCAACTCTTGCAATATTTTTTTACTGGCAGCATCGCATTCGATTTCTTCTAAAGCATTCAATCTAATCAGCTCTACAGAGGAAAAATGGATCTCATTGTTTTTCATATCCACTTGGTTTTCTTTGATAGACCGAAACCAATCAAAACGACTTACTGATAAATCGATGAGTCCATAAGGGGAAAAAAAATAGGGTTGCTTTTGTTTGTAGGCTTGGTAAAGCTCGGCAAAAGGAACTTTTCCTTTTTCCGTTACATAGTTAATCGTTAAAACATAATCTCCATGCTTATTTTGAAAAATAGCAACATTAAAAGAAATTGTATCGGGCGCTTTTAGTTTAGGATCAAGGTGGGCGATATAAGGTTGAATTTGTATTAGATCTTCCCGGATAAAGTCCTTTATTTTTGCCCCTTGCACTGTGCGTTTCTCTGTGTAATTTTCAGGCAACCGCATCTCAATCGGCAATTCATAAAATCCTACATTTTCTACGTAAACGATATCATCATAAAATCTTAAGCGTTTACCTAAATATTCTGATTTTATTTGAAAAAAGGGAACAATTTCGATTTTAGAGACATCCGTTAAAGTCACATTTAATCCGACCTCTAGAAAAGGACATGTCGGAGCAAAAAAATCTTGGACTAGCTCTAGGTCACTGTGGTTGTGGTGGATGAAACTTGGAATTTGCTCAGCGCTTATTGCCACCCCTTGCTGCAGTGGTAAGCTAATGGACACGTTACTTTTAGAATAAAATCCCTCACTCTCAACATAGACCCACGAGCCAAAATCTCTTGTTCTTTTTTTATGGTTTTCTAGCGAAAGCCTCTTACCAAATGAAAGTCGGCCTATTCCATCCACTTTGTAGGTAATCTGAGCCTCTAGGCTGTGCAAATGGATTTTAAATCCTTCTTGCGTATTTAGCCATGCCATTTTTTGACGCACGAAATCTGTTATATCGTGCTCAGAAATGATCGTCTCTATAACAGGAAACTCTAAGCCATAAATCCAATAAAAACCTTTTTTTTCAATATAGGCCCAGTGGCCAAAAAACTTGGAATAGGGCTGAAGAAGATCTTTCTTTTCAAAAATATAAGTGGAAATGTGCAAGTTAAACTGAGCATCAAATTTCAAAAAGTAATTAGACTTAACAGGTTGCAAATGCAAGGTGACTCCACTAATTAATGGAGCAATCTCATTGGCATAGTGATCTAAAGCATAAGCAATCTCATCGCTTTGCAAAAGGGGGGATTTGAGAAGCGCATGTGTCTCTTTGGGGTAAAATCCAATCTTAGGAAGGTAATACCAATTTTCAAAAACGATTCTTTCCCTGGGATCTTTTAATAAAGGTTTGATTTCTAATTGCAAAGTTTCGTGTTTTTCGTCGTAAAAAACGCTGCTGACAAAATCTTGGAGCTTATTGAATACTTTTAAAGAAGAATCAACAGTTGCCAAACCATCGATAATTGTGAGGAATTCTTCACCTTTAAAATGATAGACCAAAGAAAAACCTTTGAACTCGGCAACAAGATGAGAGGGAAGATCTTTGCTATCGTAACGAAACGACACAATGTTTAACTTACCTTTTTCTTGCTCCAATAGAATCCATCTCGCAAGGTCGCTCCAGAGGGATAATTCGTATTGAAGTCCCTCGCTTGGCTTTCCCTTTCTCCATAAAGAGAGTTCCTGCTCAGAAAGATTGGAGAATTTTAGAGAGGTTTCTTCAGTCTCAAAGGGTTTTCTCTCAATCATTTCTAAGAGAAGAGATTTCACCTCTTCGTCTTTAAACACAATCTCCAATTGTGAATCAAAAAAGATGGCGTTTTTTTCTTTTTTGATTTTAGGGTGATCGCCAAAGTGCACGAAGAAAAGATGGCATAAAGCCTTCCAAAGAGAAAGTTCGTAGCGGATATGCAGTGGATGCACAGGGTTACTGTAAATCCGCAATAGGGCTGCAACCAAATGAACACATCCTTCATGCTGATCCTCTTCTTTGCAAGAACAGAATGCGTCCTGCAAACTCCCTTGGGAATCTAGCTGGACAAAAGCCCAGCAATCCTCTTTCGTATTCGGATCTAAAACTTTAATCTGATATGTTGCACCTGCAAATTGGATATCTTGAACAGAATCACGCGAAATAAGCTCCTCAGCTTCAGGAACATATTTTTTTAAGAGGTCTGGTATTGGGATCATAAAAGCTATTATAATAACAAATAGATAGTAGCGCTATGCTTTTTTTTAAAGCTTTTTACAATCAATCAATTAAGGAGAATTTTTAAGGATTAGCCCTATAGGGAGTTGATCTGCAAAAAAGAGTTCTTGCTCTACTTCATTCAAAGCAGTTTGCCCCTCTAATAATTCTCTTAAACGATTTTCTCCTGGAAAACGTTCTATAATACCCGTAAGCAATTTCTTAGAAATATTGAGGTGGGGGTGGACACTATAACTTGCTAGTTGCATACACAAACGCGCTAGCACAGAATTATCTAACCCTTTAATATCTAGAAGCTTAAATAGCCAATCCTCCACAACTGCCTTATCCAAAGCTTGGGTAAATGGCGCATACATCAAATTTCTTGCGCCAACACGTCCCAATGCATAAACATCAGCGCTTTGATACTCAGCTGATATTATGCGTTGTATAATTGCATTTCCTAAAACAATCTTTTTAGCTGGTTCCAACCACTCTAAAGAGGCTAAAGTGCGCAATTTTTCGCTAAAAAGATAGTTTTCCTGTCTTTGTTTAAAAATGGGGAATTTACCATTTTTTATTTGCAGATCATCTAGAAGCATCTGCGCGATCCGGATTTGCTGGCCTTTCCCCAGCCCCCCAGCAATGCGTCGATAAAAAATCCATTTTTGCAATAAAACGGCATCGGAAGGGTTTCCTTTTTGTAAATCAGCTAAAATCAGCTTCCACAACTCTTTCATCCGATGTTCATCAAGCGGAAATCCAAATCCCGGTCTAAGAAAAAAACCTAAAGCATTCCAAAACCTTTCTTGCTGTTTAGGAAAGTTCTTGAAAGTCAACAAATGATCTCCGAGCTTCCTTAATACGCTGATGGGCCAAGAAAGCCTTGGCTGATTCAGCCGTTTTTCTAAACCCTCCATTAACTTTTCATTGGATCCTTCATGAGAAAAATAGTGGTTTAAAAAATCCAATGCTGGACTAAGCGTCGTATTGTCATAGGTCTCATCAATGCGTCTATTTTTTTCAAAACCTAATAAAACATTATCCGAACCCGAGTTGAACGCAAGGTTCCAAACATGTTCACTATTTTTAGACTGTAATGTTAATTCAAGCACGCCTATTGAGCTGAGTTTGGCAGCTAAATGTACAGGGATTAATTCTTTAGTTTGCCCAAATTTTAAAACAGTTTGCAGAGTAGGTAAGGGCAACATTTCTAAAGGGTCTATAGAGCTAAATTGACCAATTTTATCATCTAATCTTGTATGAGAGGCATATACTTTAAAACTCACTGGTGTATTTGGCAATAAATGGAAAAGAAAAGGTGAATGAAAGGTTTGATCTTCCTCACACCCCCTTTCAAGGAGTGTTAATGCTTTGGATTCTCCCTCGTGATTGACTTCAACATAATACGAGCGAGGCGATCCCCCTCCTATACGTGTGGAATGGCCTTGACGAGCTTTAGCAAAATGAGCAGCTCCCTTTGCAACGGCGAAATCGAAACTCTCCGTTTCCAATTCTTGAATAGATGTATCGCTAAACCAAGTTTGTAAAGAATGCAAAATTGCTTCACGGAATAGCTTAGGTTTGACAGCGCCCCCGTTAAACAAAACTTTAGAGGGCCTTTTGCCTACTTTATTCAAAAATTGAGCAAGATGCTTTGTAATTGAAGGCTCTTCTTCAAAGGGAAGACCTACACCTTTTAAAGCTTTTTTTTTGGCTGTTGTAAGAGCTTCAGGAAAGGTGTATTGTCCAAAAAACCCTTCAGAAAGGAGGTTCCTCAGCTCTTCTCGGGCCAATTCAACTCTTTGGGTATTGCGTATAATGGACGCTCCCCTTCCTTGTACTACCACCTGATAGGTAAGTGGACTTTCTTCAGCTAAAAGAATTTCTTTTGCCCTTCTTGCCGCAAATCTTAGTGCATGCGTTTCCTCATAAGACTCCACCTCTTCTTTCATTTTACTTTGGATCAGATGAGAAATGGCATGATCCATGTTATCACCCCCCAGTAGTAAGTGACTCCCTACAGCAATCCTGTCAAAAGAAAATTTTTCCTCATTTTTTCTGACTTCAATTAAACTAAAGTCCGTTGTTCCCCCTCCAATATCAACAACCAACACGATATCACCTTCGGAAAGATTTTTCTTAAATGATTGCTCGTGATTTGCCATCCAACAATAAAATGCAGCTTGAGGCTCTTCAAGCAAAATCAAGGATTTAAAGCCCGCATTTCTCGCTGCTTCTAATGTCAATCCTCTGGCTGTTTCATCAAAAGAAGCAGGAATTGTGAGAACAATTTCTTGAGCTTCAAGTTCTTTGTCAGGATCCCCTTTTGCGATATAAAAGTTCCAAGCATGACGAATATGGTTTAGATAGCGAGAGCTCGCTTCCAAAGGACTAATTCTTTGGATAGAGCTGCTTGCATTTTCAGGTAGCAAAGCGCTTTTCTGATAGGCGTGTGGGTGGCAAAGCCAGCTTTTTGCAGAGTGGACCAGTTGTGTGGGGACTTGAGTTCCCTCTTCCCAAGCCACTTGACCTACAACATAGGAAAGAGTTTTTTGCCAAGGCAAAGAGTATTTAGCCGCTTGCTTTTCATCGAGAATATAACAATAAGAAGGTAAAGAATTCCGATGTTCTAATTTGCCATTAGCACCGATTTGAGGAATGAGAAAATTTCTTACAGCAAGTGTGGGATTAACCTCTTTATTTAAATCGACAAAAGCAACCGCACTATTTGTCGTTCCTAAATCAATTCCTATAAGATAACGTGCACTCATCCTTAAAGCCTAAATTCTTATTAAATAGAAACTTCCTTTTAAAGAATCATCTCTGGAGCGGTGTATTCATAATCCAGATCGCGAGCGACAGAGGGGTTAGTGACTTTTCCAAGAGCGACATTCAAGCCATCTTTAAGCCCTTTATTTTCTAGTAAAGCTCGTCGCCAGCCATGATTGGCAATAAGCAAGGCGTAATCCATCGTCGCATTTGTTAAAGCTTGTGTGGCCGTCTTAGCAACGGATCCTGGCATGTTTGTCACACAGTAGTGGACAACGCCGTCTACAACATAGGTAGGCTCTGTATGAGA harbors:
- a CDS encoding Uncharacterized protein (Product derived from UniProtKB/Trembl:F8KX55), whose protein sequence is MIVKYVTLNLIKWLCLVLLVSSCAVDPYLDFKPDVCYFPSARLIQSLPSSFPSLAEEEHQEEWGKELHIGSRFLQELDYYRAITSFKRALFIIPLEHPRRTQVEFYIFQAYYLAGKYAEALESFEASQLAQVTLQFTALDELLLMLYDSYIHTNQIDQAIRVLGLMEIRNCESLPNLQLSHSMQHANFQQLDLQAEKNADIACFLNQYKSLAKSPKKARLLNAFLPGAGYLYVDQPKTAFTALMINTLFTAAAYQFFNEGYWAAGLVTAGIEAGWYLGGINGAGIAANEYNERLYECQAKDFMIKNKLFPILMFRYAF
- a CDS encoding hypothetical protein (Product derived from UniProtKB/Trembl:Q6MB48), which gives rise to MPFKLALLSLLFFSILTADPWGKDADMLSKPPQNTFVQAKSGFGVSLSRMVIRFHQEVISPADGPRSHYIPSSSQYTLDAINKYGFMKGWIYGCDRLLRENSDKWVYREVMAPDGCLMKWNPVP
- a CDS encoding putative high affinity sulfate transporter, sulfate permease family (Product derived from UniProtKB/Trembl:D6YSC5;Gene name derived from UniProtKB/Trembl:D6YSC5); protein product: MTYEQTQKDEFSFTHFINEFKGYSLDSLRKDLFSGIQVSLLTIPQAMAYAIVAGLPLSAGLLAAIFSTLVAALVGSSRFLIAGPVNAIAILMQAGTAEILFAFYRETSGIEREVIALQIMSQIAFLAGLFQLLAAVFKLGRLTQFVSYSVVLGYLAGGALAIVVNQLFTFCGIPMEGGIRSLFERSVYFLTHLNQFQGQTLAFGLFSLITLVSLKRVKRKLPAAAITLILAIGVYAAFYFSSLHHWIQNVNIVGLSDEQFALLPSFVIPPINFGIINHLVSVAFAVALLSIIETTCTSKSIAATSGFPISINQEILAVGLANLTSSCTGAMPISVSNARSSLNLSSGARTKMAAIFNVLSVALIIHFFGFLVNFTPLPTLAALLFVTAASLVNYKQLLLCLKSTSSDALVLVATFLACIFFSLDTAFYIGVTISITLYLKKASLPQLIEYAIDQTGELKSLDLSAAYLQKPIRVIKVEGELFFGSADVFYTTLKSIAEDDQTTKVIILQLKNARDFDGTSCLALLQLQEYLEKGNRYLIACGMSSEVWEVMSNSGIIQRLKKENLFVFEDLRPQLYMQKALHRAKELLKFHEVVEESSDEITFQQVLEMIPNAPIRGQDSISSSSRQVP
- a CDS encoding GTPase Der (Product derived from UniProtKB/Swiss-Prot:Q6MB45;Gene name derived from UniProtKB/Swiss-Prot:Q6MB45) yields the protein MKMTKPPKLAIVGRPNVGKSALFNSICQKKIAIVDETEGVTRDRLYGESHLFGFSFQVIDTGGIDPKSKAQFNEHIKQQAEIAIEEADTIVMVVDGKIGITALDQEIASILLRTKKPVCLAVNKIDSPELRDHIYSFLALGIKDVVAVSAAQNWQIAELLETALKSFPRDVEVEKEPESIKIAIIGRPNVGKSSLVNYFLEEDRCIVSPIPGTTRDSVDISFTIDGTLYTLIDTAGIRRKKSEQDVIEKFAAIRTERAIERADLCLFLIDAQEGMTAQEKRIATQVEEAGKCCILLFNKWDLVKGFRMEHCLKGLEMAVPFLKHCPKLFISAKSGRNLEKIFPLAAQVYADSKLRITTHQLNKFIGQAMQKNHPPMITGKRLRIYYMAQVDIQPPTFVVFVNYPNLMSDSYRKYIYNQLRETYGFSGVPINLYLKGKEKKDRQHRPDLENKQTWQTKKIDEEFAEEEFLGEDFEDEFEYEEELTEE